DNA from Deltaproteobacteria bacterium:
TCACGCGGACTTCTAGGCTTAAGCGGATGCCGCTTGCGGTGCGGACGGAGCGTTGGGACGGGTGCCATTGGCGTTCGGCGATGTAAGAGGCCATTGGCTCTTTTATGTTGATTTCGACTTTTGCGATTTCGCCTTCTCGGTAAACGGCGAGAGAATCTTTTTGGAAATGATCGAAATCAAAACCTTTTGATGTGTATTCTTCATCACTCATCATGGCACGCTTCACACGGGCCACGGCATAGGTTTTCATTTGCTGACTCTCGGTCGCAAGATCCCTTGCGATCAGATAAATTCCAGAGTCTGCAAAGTAAAGCATCTCTGGTCCGACTTTGCGTGTTGCTACTTGCCCTGCGCGTTCGCCGCTTGATGCTAGGTAGTCGATATCAAGCACATGGCCTTCAGCGCAGGCTTGGTGAAGGGTATCTAGAATTTCTCTAGGTACTTTTACACCGTAAGAAGCGCGGTGCTTAAAGCCCATGTATTCGGAAAACTCCTTCATCGCTTTTTCGCCTTTTAGACCAAGAAGCTTTTCTAAGCGCTGAAACATTGGGTTTAAGACATCTTCTAAAGTTGTTCCGTCAAAAATCCGCATGGATTCGCGAGAGATCGTAAGCGCTAGAAGTTCAACGTAACTAAACGCCACGTCTTTCGAAACGTGCGCCACGCGAGAGAGTTTGTATTTTGAAGGATCTGTTGATTCATCGATGTCTAAAGGGATGAAGGCTTGTTCGATCGCTTTAAGATCTCGGTAAACGGTTTCGCGACTGCAGTTGTGACCTTCGTCATTTAATTTATTTAAGATGTCCCTTGCAGCTAAGCCATTGGCGTTTAGCTCGAGGTGATGAAGGATACGAAGGATTCGTGAGACCTGCCGGTTACGCATGGTTATTCATCGGCCATCTCGACCAATGTCCTTAAGATTTGTTGGTTAATGAAAGTGAACATGTCTCATCCTGGTATTTTTCGATTGCTCGTTGCCCACAATATGTAACGTAATCCTTCTTCGTTTCACATGAGGTCACGAGTCATATTTTTTTCGAAGAAATCGCTAAGGGAAGCATCAAAACGAAGCGTCGTGGCCTCTGGTGACACCCAAAAAATGGTAAGAGAAAACTGCAGGATCCAAGCTTTGTAATCAGCGCGGAGAAAATTGAGGCGCAAGGGACTTTGAAGAGTCTTATTGTTTAGTTCTAGTGATCAAAATCCGATCCGTCTAATATGTCATCTCGTATTCATCCTAGTGAAACTTATAGGCCCACTACATCTCGCGGAGAAATTAAAGTTTACGAGGCGTTGGTGCGACATCTGCCCCAAGGCTGGCAAGCGTGGCACTCCCTTAAGCTCGATACTGGAAGCTATCTTGAAGCGGAAGCGGACTTTGTTGTGGCCTCACCTGAACATGGATTTATTGTTTTGGAAGTTAAATCTGGGAAGATGAGAGTCGAGGACGGGCATTGGTTTCAGAATTCCCATCGTTTGCAACGCGCGCCAATTGATCAGGCGACAAATTTTGCACATCATCTCTCGAACCGAATAAAGCGTGAAACCGGCGAACTGGTTCCCTTTGTTTCAATGGTGGCGTTTCCTGATGTCGACACTCTTGAGGGTAAACCAAGTGACGATCTTGTTCGCTATTCAATTACCGGAAAAGATCTTGGCGAAATAGCGACAAAACTAAAAGCAACGCTCGAGATTGCGAGTGGCAATGGTCGGAATCCGCCAAAAAGCGCTGATTGGATTAAGCTCATACATAGGCTTTGGGGCCACACATGGACGACTAAGCCGTCGCTCATCTCTGATGTCTTGGAAATCCCAATCAAGCTAACGGACACCCAACTTGCAATTTTGGATGGACTAGTCGAGAACCCTGCGCTGTTAATTGAAGGAGGGCCGGGAACTGGTAAAAGCTTTATTGCAAGAGAAGCGGCTAGTCGCTTCAAGCGCGCGGGCAGAGAAGTCTTGTACCTCTGTTTCACAGATCCCCTAGCGAAGTGGATGAGTTTTGAGTTGAAGGGGAAGGCAACGGTTCGGACGCTTCGACGTCTAGCTGCTGATTTGGCTGGAGTCAGTCCGACGAATAGCGATGATTGGGCGTCCGTTACAAATAGGGCGATCGAATCATGGTCTGCGAGTGATGTGGCCAATCCCTTTTTGAAGTGGCTAAAAGAGGCAAAACCTGTGGTGCTACTTGATGAGTCACAGGATCTGGCTGAGGATGATTGGCTTTTGGTTAATCAGATTGTTAATGATCTTGGTAAGCCTGGGGAACTTTCACCGATCTGGTGGAGCTTTGCGGATAGTGACCAAACCATATTGCCCTTCGCGAAACTAGAGATCAGTTTCTTTCCTGCGCGTTTCCGGTTGGGGCCATCATATAGGGCGCCGTTGGATCTTGTGAATGCGAATGGACTATTTAGGGAGGCGAGTCAGTCTAACGAGCCGCTGACAGTATTGCATGAAAGAATAGTGCCACTCTTTCGCAACGAGAAACTATCTGGTCCGGTCGCCAGACTAAAGTGGACTGAAACGAAGGATGATTTAGACAATGAAGTTCGAGTCGCGATCGAAGTAGATCAGTTGATAAAAGAAGGCTTTAAACGAAATCAGATTGCGGTTTGCTCGGTTCGCGGACGCGATGAAAAGCGGAGTCTCAATGGTAAGACTCGGATTGGTTCTCACCCATGTGTACCTGCTGACCACGATAGTGCGCCGCTATCTTTGATTGTTGATACATTTGCTCGATTGAAAGGGCTTGAGCGTCCAGCGATTGTCGTGACAGACATTCATTTGATGCAACCTGGGCGCGAAGCTGAATTGATGAAACGTCTTTATGTAGCAGCTACTCGCGCACAGATCTGTGTACGAATTGTCGGTCCGATTCCAATGCGAAAAAAGGGAATAGGTCACGCTGCTTAAGACTTAAATTTTGTGAGCGCACAGCGCGTTTCGAGGACACATGCCAGAGCTTAAAGATATCGACGGCTACCTGGAAGAAATGTTCGCCGCCTTAGCAAAGAAAAAGTTCGCGAAATTTGATGCTGTCCATGGTGAACTCATGAAAAGTGGCCTAGTCGGTTGGCATGATACGCCTCTCAGGCTCGATCTTTTGGAGCTCTGTGAGAATGGTGATTTCTCACGCGCAAACTACGCTCTCGCAGCGGGGATTGCTCCACTCGATGACGATCAGCTTTTTTTGCATGCATGCAGCTACGGCAAACCGAAGGATATCGATGCGGTCCGCTATGCGGCATACAGAGAAAATGAGGACGGAGGCAGCTTCGATTCTAGCACCGATCTTACGCCATCAGCTCTCATCAAAGCGACATTCAATCTTCGTCAAATGAAGAATTTCGTTCACGTTTTGCCATTGATTTTACGTGATTCGGAAGAAGTTGATTCCGATCTATCTGAAAGTGATGATTTGAATCTGACCGACATCATTCGCTATTTTGAATCGAAAGACTCAAAGTATCTTAGGGCCATATTGGCCAACCGCAAATTCAAAAAAGCGACGCTTTCTAGTGCGGTGTTTGTTTGTGAGTCAGTGTCAGCGATCAAACTGCTGGTGAAACACGGCGCCGACGTTCATACACTTGCAGGCAACACGAGGAAGAACTTGTCCATTCGTGCCGTTGAGTGTGGAAATATTGATGTGCTCAAATTTGCTCTCCAACAAAACGTTTCTCCGTTTCAGCTGGATAGCTTCGGCGATTCAGCATACACGAAGAGCCGTGTGCGAAAAAAAACGGCCGCTATGGCAAAGGTTTGCATCACGTGGGGCAAGCGACATCCCAAATTAGTACAATCATTGGTGGACACAGCGCTGAGAAAGCGGCGCAAGCGAGATTTTGTACTTCTCGAAGGTTTAAAAAAAGACGGCCTGCTTAACAAGGTACAGACAGCGGCAATCGCAAACGCAAAGAAGCAGATTAAAATTAACGATAAGCTGCAGGGTTTATATGCCGCAACTTCCTTCCAAGCAAACATTCCAGATGGCGAGCTCATCATTCGAGTTGATCAAATTTGCCCGGCCCTTGACAGTTTGATGGCGCTTCATGGCGTGCAGTGCGCTTGCTATATCACTGCAGATAACCCTGGATCGAAGAAAAGCACGGAAGAGAAAAATACGAAGGCGCGGCAGAGTTTGATTTCTGCGCTCAAACGAAAGAAACTTACTTTCTTTACCGGACAAGGTAGGCCTGACAACGGAACTTGGCCCCCAGAGGAGAGCTTTCTTGTTTTGGGTATGTCTTTTAGGGAAACAATGGCTCTCGCAGAAAAGTTCGGACAAACGGCCATTGTATTTATTCACCGAGGCTCGCCAGCGAAATTGGTATTTCGTAATTTTTAGCCAATTATGTGGCGCTTTCGAATTCGAGACGCTCCTCCTGATAGGTGATCGATGAGCAATGCAGAACGACTTGTTAAAGCGATGGCACAGATACCAGGATTTATGCGGGTTCGCTCCACGCGAGAGACCCTGCCTGAGCTAGTGACCTATGCGGTCATTCAAGGAGCCAACATTTTGACCATAGGATCTGGAAAAAAAGAACGCTTCAAAGTCTTGATGGGGAACCGGGGCGCGCATAATAAGGCGCCCCTTGTCGGTCTCTGCCATCGTCTATTTGATCAGCCAATCGAATTTTACATTTGTAAATACACGCCCGCGGGTGCGACCAATTCCAGCGAGGAGCGCGAACTGCAGCGCGCTTTTGGCGAGACAGAAATTGATGGCAAACGTTCCTATGGCGAGGCGATGAAATATCTGCGTGGCCAGCTGGGCTTAAATGAAACGAGTTTGGAAGCAGTGCTTTTGGATTTGATGGAAACTCATGGCGATATTCTCAATCACGCGCTACGGACCGAGTCCACAGCCGAGACAGTTGACCAGTTGTTTAAGGGCTATTGGAAAAAGTCTGCATAGGTAATCTTCGCCTGATCAGCTTACAAATTTGCTAGTAACAGACCAAAGTGCAGGCTGATTTGAGGGTTAAAGTCCGATAAGAAAACGATCTCAAGTAAGCGGGGAAGAGCCAAATGAATTATGATGTTCTCGTTTCAGGTGTAGCCCTCATGATTGGTCTATTCCTAGGATACACTATCGGTGGCCTGCGCAAGAGTAGGGCGCAAATCGCAGAGACTGATTCCGGTTTGATTCCCATTCTGCAAAAAGAGAAAGAGCGCGCTGAAATCAGATTAGGCGAATTGGCCGCTGCGTTGGAACGTAGCAAAATCGAAAGTGCCGAGCGAAAGAAAGAAAACGAATTTTTGCACACGTTGACGGCAGGGGCCAAGAGCGCGGCCGAAGCTGCAGAGACTAAATGTGCGGCCGCAATCGACGCATGGAACGAACTCAAGCCAAAATTTGAAACGGCAAAGTCCGAAACCGTGTGGTTAAAAGAACAGCTTGAAAAGAGCAGTCAGCAGCTGATGGACCTAGAAAAGGTGCTGTCCGATCGTTTCATGACACTCGCGCAAAAGGTTTTGGAGGATCAGAACCAAAAGTTTCAAGACTTCGGCAATAAAAACCTGGGTGGACTAATCACTCCCTTGCGCGAGAAGCTACAGACGTTCGAAAAGCAGATTCAAGACACTTACGCTAAAGAGTCTACCGAGCGCTCGCTGTTACGTCAGCAGGTGGAGGGATTGATCGGCGCACAAGCCAAACTCAGCGAGGATGCCAATCGTCTCTCAAGCGCTTTGCGCGCAGACGTCAAACAACAGGGCAATTGGGGTGAGCTCGTTTTGCGCAGAATTCTTGAAAGTTCTGGTCTGCGTGAGGGGCAAGAATTTGTTATGCAGGGAAAGGGAATGGATTTGAAGGGGGACGATGGCGAAGGCCAAAAACCCGACTATATTATTTGGCTCGAGGATCGAAAGTTCCTGATCGTCGATTCGAAAGTCACGATTCGTTCATTTGAAAAATTCATTCATGCCCAGGATGAAAATTCCAGAGACGAGCACTGGCGCCATTACCTATTAGCAATCGAAGATCATGTGAATGGTCTTTCTGGCAAACACTACCACAGCAACGAAAAGCTAGGGTCGCCCGAATACGTCATGATGTTTATGCCAACCGAAGCCTCCTTTGCGCTGCTCGTAGATCGCAGCCCAGATTTGATTGAAAAAGCTTGGGGTAAGAAAATAATTCTCGTCGGTCCAACCAATCTGATGGCGTGTCTAAAAGCCGTCGACTCGGTGTGGAAATTTAATCGGCAAAACAAAAACGTCGAAGAGATTATGAGTATCGGACAAAAGGCCCTGCACAAGTTTGCTGACTTCACGGCCAACATTGAGGCCATCGGCACGAGTCTAAAAGGTGCACAAACGTCGCTAGATAAGGCCACGGCCCAGCTCCAGGGAAAGGGCGGCATGGTTTCGCTGATGAAGAAGATGAATACTCTTGATGTCCCATCTACGAAAGCGCTGGCGAAATTTGCCGCTGATGTCGATACCGAAGTCGGTGAGCTAAGCGAACCTGGGACTAAACCTGACGGCGCTGCCTAATCCTATTTCATCCGTCGTGAAGCAGTAGAAAGTTTCAGTGCGGTTCCTGAACTCGAGCAGTGATAGGCATCACCTAAAGAAAGGTGCGAAGTGAGCGTTAGCGAGCGAACGAAAGTCAGAATCGCCGAACTTCGCGCCTTACTGCAAGACGGGAAGTTTGATCAATGGCATCTTGCGCTGGTGGGCAAGGCGTTCCCGAAAAAAAGTTCAGACGAACTCGCTGAATGGATTCTTTCCAATAAGAACGAAGCCGCAGTGCTGTTCGGTAAATCTGTTGTCGACATGTTTGAACTCTCCATTCTGAATTGGGTTTCGTCATTAAAAATAGAAATCAGATCGGATGAAGAAATTTTTGATTCTGTATTGGAAAACAAGAAATCCGAACCGTGGTCCTCGTTTCTTCGCGATTGGGGCGTAATATTGGTTGGCGGTTCGGTTGCCGCGCAAGGCCTGGTGCCGCCCTGTTACGTCAAATTTTATAAGCCTCATGATCCGTTTTGCGGTCCTTGGCGCTGTTCTGATGGTATCACACCAAAAGTGTACCGGCTCCCCGAACTTGTGCATCGAGAGTACAAGTATTGGGATAGCGAAATTTGGTCAGGAGAGCAGGACGAAGTAGATGAATTTGAAGTCGACTTTGACCCGATTAATCATGTTCCGAAAGATGTGTTGGCGTCGATTGCGATCGGCCACCGTTCGGATCTCGACTCTGGTGGTTTTGCATGTATCGCCGGAGGGTTCGGATTTAAAGATGGGGAGATCAGCTTCATAGGATTAGAACACGACGAGTGGGTGTATCAACAAGCGAACCTCAAGTAAGCCGGCGGGCAGCGCTGTGGCCTTTGGTGCCACAACGTTCATCGAACCTATTGTTTGATATTCGAACCTATTAGTTAGTATTTCTTGTATGCTCATGGGGTAGCCGTATCAAAATAATTTTGGAGAAGAGTGCTTAAATGACAATGACTGGATACTTCACTCACCCAAGCTTTCGGCTTCATGAGATTGCACCGGGTCACCCCGAATGCCCTGAGCGTCTTGATGCCATTGATGACCGCCTGTTGATTGCGGGACTGGATGTGTTGCTGGATAGGCGCACGGCTACCCCCGCATCCACCTCGGACATTGCGCTGGCGCACGACCCCAATTACATCGCGGCCCTTCGCGGTTTGAGCGCCGAACTGAAGACAGAAGTTGCCGCAGGTGGTGCCGATCACTTGGCGATTGATGCCGACACCAGCATCAACATACACACGTGGACAGCGGCACTGCATGCGGTAGGTGCCGCGATCGACGCCGTTGATGCAGTCCTGGCGGGCGAATTCAAAACGGCTTTTTGCGCCGTGCGTCCCCCAGGCCACCACGCCACCCACAACCAGGCCATGGGTTTTTGTTTTTTCAACAATGTGGCCATTGCGGCCAAGTACGCGCTAGAGCGCCACAACCTCAAGCGGGTGGCCATTGTTGATTTTGACGTGCACCACGGTAACGGCACCGAAGACATCTGCAAGAACGACAACCGAATCCTAATGGTGAGCTTTTATCAGCACCCGTTTTACCCGCTCGACTGGCCACATTCCAACGCGCCCAACATGGTCAACCTTCCGGTCTCGGCCGACACCAAAGGCATAGACATCCGCGATATGATCGAGACCGTCTGGATGCCGCGCTTGGAGGAATTCAAGCCCGAGCTGATTGTGATCAGCGCCGGCTTTGACGCCCACCGCGAGGACGACATGGGCCAGTTGGATCTTGTGGAAAACGACTATGCGTGGATCACCAGCCGCATCATGGACGTGGCAAACCGTTATGCGCAGGGGCGCGTGGTGAGCTGTTTGGAAGGCGGCTATGTGATGGGCTCGCTCTCGCGCAGCGTAGAGGCACACATACGAGTCATGGCGAATTCGTAGGTGCCCCAGATAGCGCTTTAGATGGCGCTTCTTCGGATGAGCGTGAGGTTCCTAACATGGACTTCGTTAATAGTCCTTTAGCAGTTCTTCAAAATGTTCGCGGCGTTCGAGTGCTGCCAACCAGCTTTGTGGGATCGCATCAACTCCTTCGATGGCGCCCCACAGTGCGCCGCAGATGGCGCCATTGGTATCTGCATCGCCACCTAGGTTCACGACTTTTACCAAGGCGTCCTCGAAACTTTCGCAATTGAAGAGGGACCAAATTAGGACATGAAGGGAATGAACAACCCAGCCTGAATTAGGGAGCTCGTCCCAATCGGTAGATTCCGCGCCTGTTAAGTGTTCAGCAAATGGCCCGAAATCTAAAACAGAATTAAGTAGGACTGCGCGCACTTCGTTTAATTGCGCACCGTTGAGCGACGCTTTTAGCGCGCGAACGAAGCAGCGATCGGCGACGAGGCAGTTTATGTGGGCATGTGTTAGGCGCGCTTGCTGTTCGATCACAGAAATAATTTCGGCATCAGGCAGATCAAGAAGCGCAAGCGGCGCGACTCGCATAAGTGAACCATTTCCTTGCTCGTCTTCGTTTTCGGTTCCACCAAAGGCTTCGCCGTTTTTGAGGCGGCCGATTGCAGAAGCGGTAGTGTTGCCGATATCGACAGGCTCAGCATCGAGGTACTCAACCAGGCTTTTTCTCAAGGCCGCCAAATCAAAAGAGGATTTTCCCTTGATTGCCTTTAAAACCAATAGCGCAAGATCTGTATCGTCCGTCGCTTGTCCTGGCCGCCAGTCGAAGCTGCCTCCACCGGTCATAGAGCGGTGGCTTAAATCTGGGAGACTCGGTCCAAACTCCAGTGGCGCACCTAGCGAGTCTCCCGTGTGAAGACCCAGCAGCATACCTCGGATTCTCTTTCGGCGTTCGACGTTATGACTCACTCTTCGTCGCCATCCGCTGTTTCAATTTCGTAGGTTTCACAGTCCTGATCCAGTGAAATTAGAAGGTCTCGAATTTCTTCGTCATCTTCCGCACTGTCATACAAATCTTGCATAGCGAGTGGGCCGACACTGATTTCGAGTGCGCGCAAAACAAAATCACGTTTACCACTACTGTAGGCCGCCAGAAGATCGACTCTCACGGGCACATCATGACGCGTGATCGCTAGTTTTGGATTCCATTTACCCATTTCTTTTATACGAAGTTCGTGTGCCTGGTTGAGTAATTCAAAATCCGCTTTAGCACAGGCGCGATCAAGCCACGATTGAATAAGTAGAAGTGCCTTTTCTGGTTTATTCGTTGCCTGAGTGCGTATTTCTTCAATTTCAGTTTTGGTCATAGGCGCCTCCGATCGTAACGGTTTTTAAGAACATTTTCCGCTCGGGCGGTCATTTGTTCTGGTGGTTATTTTCGCATACAGAGTGACCGTAAATCTAATGGAAATATGAGCAGGCATCGAAACGTTCAAATATTATACCTTTGGTAAGCACAAAGTCCTGTCCGGCGAGAAACGGGCAAGAGGAATACATTAAGTGCTTCGATTGACGGTCTAGCAATCTGCTTTGTCGACGCGCAACAGTTCGACACGTAAAAAATTACGACCTAATGTTAAACTGAAAAAGTATTTCTTTAACCAAAATGAAGTGCGAGGCCGCAACTGGCAAAAACTCAACTTTTGACAAAATCGAGATTTAAAATTGGGGCTGAGTGTCCGACGAAGCTTTATTACAATGATCGAAAAGAATACGGGAATAAGAAAAGCCAAGATGAATTTTTAAAGGCACTTGCGGAGGGCGGGTTTCAAGTTGGCGAGCTGGCTAAGATGTACTTTCCCGGCGGAGTTGAGGTCGATACGCTCGAAAAATCCGCTGCAATCGCGAGAACGAATGAGCTATTGAAGCAAGAGAACGTGACGATTTTTGAAGCAGCTATCGCATTTGATAATTTTCTGGTGCGCGTGGATGTTCTCGAGAAAAAAGGTAATCAAGTAAATCTCATCGAAGTGAAGGCGAAGAGTTTCGATTCGTCAAAAATCTTTGAGTGCTTCGACAAACGCTCTCTTAAAAAAAATGAATATAAGCTAACTAGTGCTTGGGGGCCCTATGTCCTCGATGTCTCATTTCAAACCTATGTATTGCAGCAGGCCTATCCGCAACTCACGGTTACGCCTTATCTTATGCTTGCTGACAAATCCAAGTCAGCGTCTCTGGACGGTATTCATCAATTGTTTCTTATCGAAAGGGACGCAGCAGGCCGGACTCGGGCAAGAGTCACAAACGATGTTAAAGGTGGCGAACTGGGACGTGAACTCTTGGTGAAGGTTCCACTTTCAAACGAGGTCGAGAAGATTCTTACTCGAGTGAAGCTAGATTGGGCGGGGGACTTCAATGCGCTCGTGAAACTGCTTTCGGCGCTTTTGAAGGAGGATAAACAGTATCCACCGACCGTTGGGTCACACTGTAAAACCTGTGAGTTTCGAATCGATCATGGGCGCTTTGATGCCGATACAAAATCTGGATTTTCAAATTGCTGGCGCCAAGCGCGAAAGCTCAACGATGACGACTTTAAAAAAGAGTTCATCTTCGACGTTTGGAACTTTCGGGCGAGTGAGGATGCGATTGAAGCCGGAACCATTTTTATCGAACAGCTGACTAAAGAAGACATTGACGTGAAACCCCGTGAAGATGACAAGGCGGGGCTATCGCGTTCTGAACGGCAGTGGGTCCAGATCGAGTCCGTGAAGAAGTCTGACGGAAGCGTGATGTTCGATCGCGCGGGGCTCGCGGCAGAAGTCCGAGGCTATAAATATCCTCTTCACTTCATCGACTTTGAAACCGCGACGGTTGCCATTCCTTTTCACAAAGGGCGTAGGCCCTATGAACAGCTCGCCTATCAGTTCTCGCATCACGTGCTTGCTGCAGACGGAAAGCTTGAGCATCGGACCGAATATCTTGATACTAGGCAAAATGAGTTCCCAAATTTTGACTTTGTTCGTGCCCTTAAAAGAGCGCTTGAAGGCGACGAGGGCACGGTCTTTCGGTTTGCACCACACGAAAATGTCGTACTTAATCAAATCCATCATCAATTGAGGGAATCTGTCGAGCCTGATCGTGATGTCTTGATGGCTTGGATTGAATCGCTAACTACGCCTTCAAAAGATGCGGAAATTCAATGGACGCCAAAGAGACAGTTCGTCGACATGCTCGACTTGACTCATCGATTTTACTACTTGCCCGAGACGCGTGGTTCAAATTCAATCAAAAAAGTCTTACCAGCGGTTCTTCGCTACAAGGGGCGAGCACTTGAATCTAAGTTTCCGGCTTGGATTCAGTTTGATGAGGCCGGTCGGGCAAAAGATCCCTACAAGCTCTTACCGCCGATTTTCACCGACATTGACCAGGCACAGTTGGAATTGATTGAAAAGTTATTGATTGAGAAAGAGGATCTGAATGACGGGGGAGCGGCACTGATTGCCTGGTCACGCATGCAATTCACAGAAATGTCTTCCTTCGAGCGGCAACGGGTTAGCGAGGCGCTACTTCGTTACTGCGCACTGGACACACTGGCTATGGTGATGATCTGGGAGTGGTGGATGCTTGAGATCGGAACGGCGTAATAGCATTGAGGAACTTTAAATGAGTAATCATTTTTTTAACGAAATCCAGCAGGTTTACAGGGAGCAAGTGAATTGGATGTCGGATTTAACCAAAATCCGAAATGAGGTCACGGCGGACTATGCCAGCTTTGTAGAGACTGAGACGCTTGAGTTTACTTTATTGCCCGGCGGTATGGCCACAAGCAGCTTCGATGGTCCTTCCGGAATGGGTTTGGTTAAATTTCAGCTTGAATGTGAGGATTCACAAAAGTTTTTGAACCTCGTTCGTATGCGAATTCGTCCAAATGACGAATTCAAAGACTTGGGCGAAGTAAGTAATGAAGTCGGGTGCAGCCTGGTATATCTTGTCGATGACAAAGAGACCGAAGACGAACATCTGGACGATGAAGAACAGGACGATGTCAATAAACTCGTCGATCGAGTGCTTGAGCTTCTCCCGAAAGTTCTTTTTGATCAGAATTTTTATCGAGCCTGGGG
Protein-coding regions in this window:
- the rmuC gene encoding DNA recombination protein RmuC, translating into MNYDVLVSGVALMIGLFLGYTIGGLRKSRAQIAETDSGLIPILQKEKERAEIRLGELAAALERSKIESAERKKENEFLHTLTAGAKSAAEAAETKCAAAIDAWNELKPKFETAKSETVWLKEQLEKSSQQLMDLEKVLSDRFMTLAQKVLEDQNQKFQDFGNKNLGGLITPLREKLQTFEKQIQDTYAKESTERSLLRQQVEGLIGAQAKLSEDANRLSSALRADVKQQGNWGELVLRRILESSGLREGQEFVMQGKGMDLKGDDGEGQKPDYIIWLEDRKFLIVDSKVTIRSFEKFIHAQDENSRDEHWRHYLLAIEDHVNGLSGKHYHSNEKLGSPEYVMMFMPTEASFALLVDRSPDLIEKAWGKKIILVGPTNLMACLKAVDSVWKFNRQNKNVEEIMSIGQKALHKFADFTANIEAIGTSLKGAQTSLDKATAQLQGKGGMVSLMKKMNTLDVPSTKALAKFAADVDTEVGELSEPGTKPDGAA
- a CDS encoding DUF3293 domain-containing protein — its product is MPELKDIDGYLEEMFAALAKKKFAKFDAVHGELMKSGLVGWHDTPLRLDLLELCENGDFSRANYALAAGIAPLDDDQLFLHACSYGKPKDIDAVRYAAYRENEDGGSFDSSTDLTPSALIKATFNLRQMKNFVHVLPLILRDSEEVDSDLSESDDLNLTDIIRYFESKDSKYLRAILANRKFKKATLSSAVFVCESVSAIKLLVKHGADVHTLAGNTRKNLSIRAVECGNIDVLKFALQQNVSPFQLDSFGDSAYTKSRVRKKTAAMAKVCITWGKRHPKLVQSLVDTALRKRRKRDFVLLEGLKKDGLLNKVQTAAIANAKKQIKINDKLQGLYAATSFQANIPDGELIIRVDQICPALDSLMALHGVQCACYITADNPGSKKSTEEKNTKARQSLISALKRKKLTFFTGQGRPDNGTWPPEESFLVLGMSFRETMALAEKFGQTAIVFIHRGSPAKLVFRNF
- a CDS encoding WYL domain-containing transcriptional regulator, with protein sequence MRNRQVSRILRILHHLELNANGLAARDILNKLNDEGHNCSRETVYRDLKAIEQAFIPLDIDESTDPSKYKLSRVAHVSKDVAFSYVELLALTISRESMRIFDGTTLEDVLNPMFQRLEKLLGLKGEKAMKEFSEYMGFKHRASYGVKVPREILDTLHQACAEGHVLDIDYLASSGERAGQVATRKVGPEMLYFADSGIYLIARDLATESQQMKTYAVARVKRAMMSDEEYTSKGFDFDHFQKDSLAVYREGEIAKVEINIKEPMASYIAERQWHPSQRSVRTASGIRLSLEVRVNDELVRWILGMGSSAEVASPQKLREQMATEIERLSNSYTKKAS
- a CDS encoding DUF2779 domain-containing protein translates to MTKSRFKIGAECPTKLYYNDRKEYGNKKSQDEFLKALAEGGFQVGELAKMYFPGGVEVDTLEKSAAIARTNELLKQENVTIFEAAIAFDNFLVRVDVLEKKGNQVNLIEVKAKSFDSSKIFECFDKRSLKKNEYKLTSAWGPYVLDVSFQTYVLQQAYPQLTVTPYLMLADKSKSASLDGIHQLFLIERDAAGRTRARVTNDVKGGELGRELLVKVPLSNEVEKILTRVKLDWAGDFNALVKLLSALLKEDKQYPPTVGSHCKTCEFRIDHGRFDADTKSGFSNCWRQARKLNDDDFKKEFIFDVWNFRASEDAIEAGTIFIEQLTKEDIDVKPREDDKAGLSRSERQWVQIESVKKSDGSVMFDRAGLAAEVRGYKYPLHFIDFETATVAIPFHKGRRPYEQLAYQFSHHVLAADGKLEHRTEYLDTRQNEFPNFDFVRALKRALEGDEGTVFRFAPHENVVLNQIHHQLRESVEPDRDVLMAWIESLTTPSKDAEIQWTPKRQFVDMLDLTHRFYYLPETRGSNSIKKVLPAVLRYKGRALESKFPAWIQFDEAGRAKDPYKLLPPIFTDIDQAQLELIEKLLIEKEDLNDGGAALIAWSRMQFTEMSSFERQRVSEALLRYCALDTLAMVMIWEWWMLEIGTA
- a CDS encoding histone deacetylase family protein, which translates into the protein MTMTGYFTHPSFRLHEIAPGHPECPERLDAIDDRLLIAGLDVLLDRRTATPASTSDIALAHDPNYIAALRGLSAELKTEVAAGGADHLAIDADTSINIHTWTAALHAVGAAIDAVDAVLAGEFKTAFCAVRPPGHHATHNQAMGFCFFNNVAIAAKYALERHNLKRVAIVDFDVHHGNGTEDICKNDNRILMVSFYQHPFYPLDWPHSNAPNMVNLPVSADTKGIDIRDMIETVWMPRLEEFKPELIVISAGFDAHREDDMGQLDLVENDYAWITSRIMDVANRYAQGRVVSCLEGGYVMGSLSRSVEAHIRVMANS
- a CDS encoding ADP-ribosylglycohydrolase family protein; the encoded protein is MSHNVERRKRIRGMLLGLHTGDSLGAPLEFGPSLPDLSHRSMTGGGSFDWRPGQATDDTDLALLVLKAIKGKSSFDLAALRKSLVEYLDAEPVDIGNTTASAIGRLKNGEAFGGTENEDEQGNGSLMRVAPLALLDLPDAEIISVIEQQARLTHAHINCLVADRCFVRALKASLNGAQLNEVRAVLLNSVLDFGPFAEHLTGAESTDWDELPNSGWVVHSLHVLIWSLFNCESFEDALVKVVNLGGDADTNGAICGALWGAIEGVDAIPQSWLAALERREHFEELLKDY
- a CDS encoding NERD domain-containing protein, yielding MRHLPQGWQAWHSLKLDTGSYLEAEADFVVASPEHGFIVLEVKSGKMRVEDGHWFQNSHRLQRAPIDQATNFAHHLSNRIKRETGELVPFVSMVAFPDVDTLEGKPSDDLVRYSITGKDLGEIATKLKATLEIASGNGRNPPKSADWIKLIHRLWGHTWTTKPSLISDVLEIPIKLTDTQLAILDGLVENPALLIEGGPGTGKSFIAREAASRFKRAGREVLYLCFTDPLAKWMSFELKGKATVRTLRRLAADLAGVSPTNSDDWASVTNRAIESWSASDVANPFLKWLKEAKPVVLLDESQDLAEDDWLLVNQIVNDLGKPGELSPIWWSFADSDQTILPFAKLEISFFPARFRLGPSYRAPLDLVNANGLFREASQSNEPLTVLHERIVPLFRNEKLSGPVARLKWTETKDDLDNEVRVAIEVDQLIKEGFKRNQIAVCSVRGRDEKRSLNGKTRIGSHPCVPADHDSAPLSLIVDTFARLKGLERPAIVVTDIHLMQPGREAELMKRLYVAATRAQICVRIVGPIPMRKKGIGHAA